TCCGGTGTGTCGTTGACGACCGTATCGGACACCCTGTGGTTCAGATACGTCGAAGGAGCGTTTTCCTGATCGGCCAGCCAGTCTGGACCATTGTCAGTGGCTTTGAGTCTCGGACCACCAACATTGATACGGTAGATCGTGGTGTCGCTCGGTTCACTCGTTGCAGTTGCCGTCGGCACAGGCATCTGTCTCTCAGTTTCTGTCGGGTCCGGAACGGGCGAAACACTGTCCGTCGGAGACAGTGATGTCGAATTGGTATCAGTGAGACCGCCAAGCGGCAGTCCGGGAACACCGACAAGGACGATGATGCTGCCGAGTAAAAAGACACCACCGAGACCAAAGAGTGCCCACTGGAGCCAGTTATCCGAATCCTGAGTGCGGGACGATTGATCGTACGGTGGTGAGCGCGACACAGTGTACACCAAGATGTTCTTTCCGGCACAGCCAATTATACGTCACGTATTTCCGATGTGGGTGTATGATCAATTCTCGAAAATCACCATCTATGTGTGATGTGTGCCGTAACATCGCGACGAGTACGGTGATCGAGAACGGCTGTGTGAGAATATTGTCTGCGGTCATCGAGACAGCGTATCGATCGTGGGATCCCGAGTCGGGATAGTCCTTAACGTACAAGAGGCGAAATGTCGTATGGAAACGTATGGTCTCGGACCTTGCAGAGCAAGAGTGCGAAGCATGTACCTCGGAGGATGAACCGCTCACTGAATCAGAATACGAGGCGTACCTGACTGACCTCGCTGATGACGTCTGGGAGGTCGTCGACGAGCATCATCTCGAAGGAACGTACGCGTTTGAGGATTTCCGTGACGCACTCGAATTCACGTACGAAATTGGTGAGTTGGCCGAAGAAGAGTGGCACCATCCCGATATTCATCTAGCGTGGGGCGAGGTGCGCGTCGAGATGTGGACGCACAAAATCGATGGGCTTCACAAGACAGACTTCGTAATGGCGGCACGGATGGACCGTATCCACGACGACTACGCCCCCGAGTAAGCGCACCGCTCGGGTCGGTTCCCGTCAATACGG
The nucleotide sequence above comes from Halocatena marina. Encoded proteins:
- a CDS encoding 4a-hydroxytetrahydrobiopterin dehydratase; the encoded protein is MVSDLAEQECEACTSEDEPLTESEYEAYLTDLADDVWEVVDEHHLEGTYAFEDFRDALEFTYEIGELAEEEWHHPDIHLAWGEVRVEMWTHKIDGLHKTDFVMAARMDRIHDDYAPE